The genomic stretch TCGCTACCGCAGCTTTGATGTCATTCATGCCTTCAGGGCGCCCTTCATAAATAGCACCTTTTGTATCACACATGATGATATCCCGGACGCCATAAGTATAAAGCAGCTTGATGATGGCAATTCCTGCAGCACCTGCTCCGTTTGCAACGACTTTAATTTCAGACATTTTTTTGCCTACGAGCTTCAATGCGTTCACCAGCCCGGCAGCCGTTACGATTGCAGTACCATGCTGATCATCATGGAAGATCGGGATATTTGTCTCTTTCTTTAACCGTTCTTCGATTTCAAAACAATTCGGAGCGGCAATATCTTCGAGGTTCACTCCCCCGAATGTCGGCTCCAAAAGTTTGACTGTCTCGACAATCTTATCGATATCCGTTGTATTCAAACATATAGGGAATGCGTCTACTCCAGCAAAGCTTTTGAATAATACAGCTTTCCCTTCCATTACCGGCAGGGCAGCTTCAGGACCGATATTCCCAAGTCCTAGAACGGCTGTACCATCGGAAACAACTGCGACCATATTCCCTTTCATCGTATATTCATATACGGTTTCAGGCTTATCGTAGATGACCTTGCAAGGTTCAGCAACACCAGGAGAATAGGCCAAACTTAAGTCCCTTGCGTTCTTCACTTCTACTTTTGATTTTGATTCCAGCTTACCTCGGTTCACACGGTGCATATGCAATGCTTCTTCACGTAATGACACCTTATTCACTCCTTCATTCCTGAATCCTCTTACAAATCTATATGAAAATTCTTGTTTTTAGTGGTCAGACCACATTGTCTATTAAACAATATAACATATCATAATTGGATGTAAAGGGTTTATTGCCTTAGGAAAACATGTTCCTCGCCGAGGAGTTTTTTCAGTTCGTACAGACATTCCTCTGTGGGATTAACCCAATCCTTCCGGGACAATTGAAGGACTTTTTCTTGGTTTTCATATACCAGTATGACGCAGGCACTGCCCTTAAATCGCTGAAGGATGGAATGTATCTGATTGAGGCCTTCAGGATTTTGCTTGTCCACAGGAACTTTGACATATAGTTTTTTCCCCATTGGCTTTTTATCCTTAACGGCGTCCTCGATGGTCATCATTTTTTGGATGATGAGCTGTTTTTTTCCGTTCCTCTCCTCTATATTTCCTTGGATGACGACAATGCCGCCCTCTTTGCATAAGGCGCTTATTTTATTATAGACATTAGGGAATGCGACACATTCAAGGTCGCTCCATTGATCGCTTACATTGATAAATGCCATCACATCCCCCTTTTTTGTACGGATTGTTTTGACGGAAGTAATGTAAGCGCCGGCTGACTTCCCTTTCTTTTCATTGCCAAGCTCATTCAAAGGTACACATCCAGCTTGATCAAATTCAACTTGATAAGGGCTGACGGGGTGGTCGGACAAATATATTCCGAGCGCCTGCTTTTCAAAGCTCAGTTTTTCAAGAAGCGGCATTGG from Falsibacillus pallidus encodes the following:
- a CDS encoding NAD(P)-dependent malic enzyme, with amino-acid sequence MSLREEALHMHRVNRGKLESKSKVEVKNARDLSLAYSPGVAEPCKVIYDKPETVYEYTMKGNMVAVVSDGTAVLGLGNIGPEAALPVMEGKAVLFKSFAGVDAFPICLNTTDIDKIVETVKLLEPTFGGVNLEDIAAPNCFEIEERLKKETNIPIFHDDQHGTAIVTAAGLVNALKLVGKKMSEIKVVANGAGAAGIAIIKLLYTYGVRDIIMCDTKGAIYEGRPEGMNDIKAAVAKFTNRDKLQGSLGEVIKDADVFIGVSVAGALTAEMVESMKPDSIIFAMANPVPEIMPEDAKKAGAKVIGTGRSDFPNQVNNVLAFPGIFRGALDVRATHINEKMKQAAVEAIADLIGEAELNEDYVIPAPFDPRVAPAVASAVAKAAMETGVARLKVDPEEIRKKTEQLAVIGKGE